DNA sequence from the Terriglobia bacterium genome:
GTAGATCCTTGTGCCATCATTGTCGAAATCGACGGATTCGACCAGGCGGTCCCCTGCTTTGTTGCCCGAGACCAGCTTCATTTTTTGCGCCCCCTCGGGCCACGTGACGACCAGCATGTCGTTGCGTCCCTTCAGCAAACCGACGAAAAGACCATCGCAAGGAACGTGAAGCACGCTCGTCGAAGGATATTCTCGCGCCTCGAATACCAGATCGTCCCCGATAAAACCTGGCACTACGCCATATTCAATCGTACTGATCAGACTTATTCCTTTCATAGCCTTGGCGGGCTCAATCGCGACAATCTCCCTCCCACCGAACGAGAACACGGCACCACAACTTGACGGCTCATCCCAATGGACCCGGATCGCCGGGACATGATTTTCTCTGGTCGCTGGCCGTGAATGCTTATGCTCCGCCGTCTCCTGGTGGTGCGAGGACCCTGGCAGCGCGCCGTTCCCGACTGTCCCCTTCCACGCTCGCCGCTCTTAAATCGCTGGAGGCGCTGCAGAAAGACGCAATCACGAAGAACAAAACTCTTCTGCAAAAAACCAAGCCGCCGGCCAAGACCAAGACAAAAGCACCGGCTAAACCCAAAGACAAATAGACAGCCAGACCGTAGCCAGCAACGCCGGCTATAACAAAAACTCTCCTCCAAAACAAAGCCGCCGGGTTTCTCCGGCGGCTTCTTTGTGGTTAGAGATTTGCTTAGTTGTTGTACAGGATCACGCCTTCGGTTTTTTCCTGGCCGTCGCCCACTTGGCGATAGAACAGGCTGTCGCCTTCCAGGTAGACCTCAATGAACGCCGGACGCGTGGTGATGGTGCCCTGGATCAGCGCCTCAGACAGCGGGTCTTCAATGTACCGCTGCAAGGCCCGGCGCAGAGGACGCGCGCCATAGCTGCGGTCACTGAGCGTCTTGTCCAGGATCCATTTCTTGGCCTCTTCGTTCACGGTGATGGTGATGTGCCGCTGCGCCAGGTTTCCATTGAGCTGCTGTACCAGCAGTTCCAGGATCTGGATCAGGTCGCCATCCGCCAGGGCGTTGAAGATGATGACTTCATCCAGACGATTCAGGAACTCCGGATTGAAGGTCTTCTTCACTTCCTGTTTGACCAGGTCTTCAACTTTCTCATTGACCATCTCTTCTTTGTCCATGGAGAAGCCAAGACCTTTGCGCTTCATCAAATGGCGCGCGCCGATGTTCGAGGTCATCACGATGATGATGTTCTTGAAGTCCACCGTGTTGCCCAGTCCATCGGTGAGCTGGCCGTCTTCCAGCACTTGCAGCAGGATGTTGAACACGTCCGGGTGCGCTTTCTCGATTTCATCCAGCAGGACCACGGAGTAGGGCGAGCGCTTCACGCGTTCGGTCAACTGGCCGCCTTCTTCGTAGCCCACGTATCCCGGAGGCGAACCGATCAGCTTGCTGACCGAGTGCTTCTCCATGAATTCCGACATATCGAAGCGGATCAGCGACTTCTCGCTGCCGAACAGGAACTGCGCCAGGGTGCGCGCGACTTCCGTCTTGCCCACGCCCGTGGGTCCCAGGAACAGGAACGAGCCAATCGGGCGGTTGGGCGACTTCAAGCCGGCGCGCGAGCGGCGGATGGAGCGGGCCAGGGCGCTGATGGCCTTGTCCTGCGAGATCACGCGCTTGTGCAGCTCTTCTTCCACGCGCAGCAGCTTTTGCGTTTCTTCTTCCTTGATGGAGGTCACGGGCACGCCGGTCCAGCGGCTCACCACTTCCTCAATGTCCTCGCGGTTGACAACGCCCGTGGCCGACTCATCCAGGTGATATTTTTCGCGCAGGGCGCGCAGGTTCTCGCGCTCTTTGCGCTCCTCGTCCGAGTAGAAGCGCGCCTTTTCGAACTCGTGGTTCGCAATGGCGTTCTCCATCCGGTGGACGATGAACTTGATCCGCTTCTGCACTTCCGTGAGCTCTTCCGGCAGCGAAGTCTGGCGCAGCTTCACGCGCGCCCCGGCTTCGTCCATCAGGTCAATGGCTTTGTCCGGCAGGAAGCGGTCCGGGATGTAGCGGTTGGAGTGATACACGGCGAACTCAATGGCGTCGTCGGTGTAGGTGACCGCATGGAACTTCTCATAACGTTCCTTGATCCCGTAAATGATCTTGACGGCCTCGGCCTCGTTCGGAGGCGGAACTTTCACCGCCTGGAAGCGACGTTCCAGCGACCGGTCTTTTTCAATGGACTTGCGGTATTCGCCCGGCGTGGTGGCGCCGATGCACTGAATTTCGCCGCGCGAAAGCGCCGGCTTAAGGATGTTGGCCGCGTCCAGCGAGCCTTCGGCCGATCCGGCCCCCACCAGAGTATGCAGCTCATCAATAAAGATGATGCTGTTCTGGTTCTCCATCAGTTCTTTCATGATGGTCTTGAGCCGCTCTTCGAATTGTCCGCGGTATTTGGTTCCGGCCACGATCAGCGAGAGATCGAGCCCGAGAATTCTCTTGTCCGCCAGGAAGGACGGTACTTCGCCATCGGCGATGCGCTGGGCCAGGCCTTCAACGATCGCCGTCTTGCCTACGCCCGGTTCGCCGATCAGCACGGGATTGTTCTTGGTGCGCCGGCACAGGATTTGGACCACACGCTCCACTTCGCCCTCACGGCCGACGAGCGGGTCCAACTGGCTGTCCATGGCGGCCTGCGTCAGGTCGCGGGAAAATTCCGCCAGCAAAGATGATTCGCGCGATTGTCCGCGCTGGGGCTGGGCTTTTTCCTGGGTGCTGCGCGCCAGTTCCTCGCGGATGGCGCTCAAGCGGAGTCCACGCTCGTGCAGGATCTCGGCGGCAAAGCACTTTTCTTCCCGCAGCAATCCCAGCAGCAGGTGTTCCGTGCCGATATGCTTGTGGCTGAGGCGCTCCGCCTCTTCCGCCGCATAGGCCAGGACCCGCTTGCACTCGTTGCTCAAAGGAAGATCAACGGACGTGGAGACCTTCTCCCGGATCGTGGTATGCCCTTCAATCTGCTTGCGGATTGATTCCACCGATGCGTGGGAGCGCAGAAAACGGTTCGTCAGAGCTTTATCTTCGCGCAGCAGACCCAGCAGCAGGTGTTCCGTCTCAATGTACGGAGAACCGAACTGGCTGGCCTCATACCGGGCAAAAAATATGACGCGCCGGGCTTTTTCTGTGTACCGCTCGAACATGTTCCCTCACCCCAGATGCCCCCGGTCACCTCTGCCTGAAGCATCTCTCTCTTCCCCCGGTACGAACCCCCGTACTCCCAGGAAGAAGCTTTCCGTCCGGACCTTGTCCCCCGTCACGGGGAGTATTGCAGGCCGGACAAACTTTCCTTGTCTGCCACTCTTTCTGCTCGGCAGACTAAACCTTAAATCTCGTCCTCTCGCCCTATCTTAATTCTTTAGCAGCGTTCTTCAAGCAGAACCGGGCGACACCTCCTCGACCCGGCCCTGATGCATCTTTAGTACACGGTCGCACCGGTGGGCGAACTCGAGGTTGTGGGTGACGATGAGGGAAGTGAGCCTGTACTCGCGATGCAACCGTTGCAGCAGACCGAAGACCAACTCGGCCGTGCGATTGTCCAGATCACCCGTGGGCTCATCGGCCATCAAAAGCTTGGGTCCCGTTACCAGGGCCCTGGCCAAAGCCACCCGTTGCTGCTCGCCTCCGGAGAGTTCCCCGGCTCGATGATGGCTGCGGCTTTCCAGTCCGACTTCGCGCATCCATCCACCGGCGGTTTCCATCGCCTTACGGTACCCGGTGCCTCTCATTAGAAGCGGCATAGCAACATTCTCCTGCGCCGTAAATTCCGGCAACAGGTAGTGAAACTGCCAAACAAAACCGAGCTCGCGGTTGCGAAAATCTGCCGCCGCATCTTCGCTCAGCTTCGTCACTGGAATCTGGGCGCAGTATACGTCACCGGCAGAAGCACGATCAAGAGTCCCTAAGATATGCAAAAGGCTACTCTTACCCGCGCCGGATTCGCCCACGATGGCAAGCATTTCCCCCTTCCTCACCTGGAAGGACAAGTTTTCAAAGAGCACCAAATCCGTCTGTCCGGACTTGTAAACCTTCTTAAGTCCATCAACGCGAACCATTTCGGGCTGATGTTCCATTAGATGCACCGCCTTGCCTGATTGGTGCAATCGGTAGCTAACTGTTGCACTTTCATTGCCGTTCGGCCAATGAAAGTGCGTGTATAGTATGAACCCTGAGTGTGGGTGCTAGACTCCATTATTTCCTGTACAAGTATCCTCAAGATTTCATTAATTTCCCTAATTCTTGATAAGACTGCGGAACGCGAATACGCAAGTCTGCGTTCTTGTGTGCCTGGCGCGCAATAGGGTTGATTACTCATAGCGTAATGCTTCCGCGGGCAAAACGCGCGCCGCTGACCAGGAGGGATATAGTGTGGCAACAAAGGACACCAGCAGCGCCACCGCCGCCACCAGCAGCCCGTGCGTCCATTGCGGCGCAAACGGCACATGGTTAATGGAATAGACTTCCGGGTTGAGGGGAATAAACCGGTATTTGGCCCCCGCCAACGACACGGCATACCCCACGATCAGCCCCAGCGCCGTCCCAATCAGTCCAATCAGCACGCCTTGCACAATGAAGATGCCTCGCACCTGCTGGCGCCGCGCCCCCATAGACATTAAAACCGCGATGTCCTTGGTTTTTTCCATCACCATCATGATCAGCGAGATCAGAATGTTCAGGGCTGCGACAAAAACGATCAGTCCGATGACCAGAAATGTCACAATCCCCTCCAACCGCAGGGCGCGAAACAGCGCGCGGTTTTGCTCCATCCAGTTAGTGGCCATAAAACGCGGGCCGGCAACGCTTTGTAGTTCTTCGCCCACTGAGGCCGCTTTATACAGGTCGTCAATCTTGAACTCAATGACAGATATCACATCGCCCAGACCCCACAGCCGTTGCGCGTCCGCCAGACGAATGAATCCCCACGTATTGTCATAGTTGTAGAAGCCGGAACTGAAGATCCCCACCACTTTGAACTTCTGATACTTGGGCACCGTGCCAAATGGCGTGAGCTCGCCTTCCGGACTGATGACCTGAATGATGGAGCCCACGGTGGCCCCAATGGTCTCAGCCAAATCTTTACCTAGCACGATGGGCGGGAGTTCTTTGGGGACGATGCTGCAATTATTGTCATCTTTTGGACAAGGCGGCGGACCTGGGGCAGGATTGAGCGGCTCGGCTGAGCCGATTTTTACCGATTTCAGTAGCTCGCTCACCCGATTTTCATATTCCGGGATTACACCCTTTAGAATCATCCCCGACGCATGCGCCCCGCGGCTGGCCAGAACTTCTTCGTATAGCGCGGGCGACGCCGCCACCACATGCGGCTGCTTCTCCATTTTGGCCATAACTTGCTGCCAATCCGTGATGCCGGGAGAAGACTTGGCTCCTTGCAGGCCGACATGCGCGGTGGAGCCGAGCAACTGGTTTTGCATGTCACGCTGGAAGCCGCCGTTGATGGAGAGCGCAACGATCAGGCTGGCCACGCCCGCCGCCACGCCCACGATGGAAATCGCCGTGATCACGCCGATCACCGCCTGACGGCGCTTGGCCCGCAGGTAACGCGCGGCGACAAACACTTCAAATTTCATGCGCCAGCCCCGTTGCCCTGCGGCGTATTTCGCCGGTGGAAGCCCGGCAGTGCGAACAGTGGCACGCGCGTCTGGTACTCGCGATAGCGCGCACCGAACCTGGCCAGCAGCTCGCGTTCTTCCATGGCAATCATCGCGGGAAAAGTAATCGCCAGGCTGATCGCCAGCAAAACAAAGTTGACGGTTAGCCCGCTGCCGAGCGTCCAGGCAGCGAAGTTGGACAGATGGGCGAGGTAAATCGGATGGCGCATGGAGGCGTGCAGCCCGGTGGTGACCAGTTCCTGCTCGTGCTCTTGCGGGCGCAATTCGGCCTCGCCGGACAGCTTGTGTCCGCCGAACTCAGAAAAAATCCGTGCGTAGGTGCGCACTCCGATCACAAAGAGAAGAAGCGCGGGAAGCCACATCCATGGAGTGGAATAGAGTCGCAGCCCATGCCAGGGCCAGGTGATCCAGCCTTCGGCGGCGACAATGGCCGCCCAGATGGGCAGCAGCGCCAGGTAAGGAGACCGTTTCATCTTCCGCCAGCGCGCGGCCAAGGGATGGATGGCGAACCAGAACAGCGGAATGCTGCTGTACACAACTCCCACCAACCAGGGGATGAGAAGCAGCTTGGCCTCCATGAGAGTGATTGTAACAGTCCGTTTGTGTCAATCTCCAATTCCCGCGTTGCGGCAAAGCCATGTGCGAATACAAATCGCGTAACGAGTGAGAAAGAGTCGAAGAGCCCATGGTCCAGCGCCGGAGGCGCGGTCACAGGTTAGCCCACCGTGAGGCGAGCGCAGCGAAGCCGGAACGGTGGGGACGGTGCGCAAAATCCACGAGCCCCGGAGGGGCGACACTAGCTAGCGCTGGTATTTAGAATAAATTCCGACCGTTCATGCTTTCTAAAGCCAAGGCAAAAAAGCAAAAATCAATTCACAAGCAGCCCCTCATCCGCTGCGTGATCTTCGACCTGGATGACACGCTCTACGACTGCCTGGGGCAGCGCGTGCGTCCGGCGCACCGCTACGCCGCGCGAGCCATGGTTAAGGCCGGAGTCTTCAAAGCGCAAACCAAGGCCACCGTGGACGCCGTGTACCGCGCGCGCCTCCAGGCCTTTCATCACGACCCCATGCTGAAACACATTGATGCGGAAGTCTGCCGCAAGTTCGGCGCCGCCGATCCAGAGGCCGTCAGCAAGGCGGCGCGCGACGCCTACTTTAACTGTCCCGTCGGCAAGCTGACTCTTTTCCGGGGAACTCTGCCTCTCCTTCGCATGTTGCACGCTCGCGGGGTGCGCGTCTTCGTAGTCAGCTTCGGCGAGCCCAAGACGCAGAAGGCAAAAGTGAAGGCCCTGGGACTTGACGGCCATCCCGCCATTGACAAGATTTTTTACGCCGACCGCGACAAGCTCATGACCAAAGAGGCGGCGTTCCAAATCATCCAGCAGGAGCTGGACCTGCCGGCGAAACAGGTGCTGATCGTCGGCGACCGCGCCAGCAGCGAAATCCGCGCCGGCAACGAACTCGGTATGCACACCGTACGCATCCGCCGCGGCGAGTTTGCGGCGCAGGATGAGCAAGGGCCGGACGAGCAACCGGACTACGTGGTGCGAAACATTTCAGAGGTAAGAAAGCTGCCGTTTGTGTGGGCTGACCGCGACAAAGTCCACCACGGAGGCACGGAGACACGGAGGAAATCAGGCAAGTAACAAATTAGGAGCACAAACAGTTTTCTTTTTTCCCTGCAGGTGTCAATCTAAAACTAGCAGATCGAGTGAACCCAACCCTCCCCCGCTTTTCTCCGTGCCTCCGTGTCTCCGTGGTGAGATGTCTCACCGCACCACGGTCTTGGCCGTCGCCACGTTGTCATAGCGGTCATAGACCCGCACCACGACGACATGCTCAGTCGAAGATGACGCCGCACTTTTTCCGGCAGGCTTCTTTGGTTCAGGCTGAGAATCCGCGGGCAACGCAATCCTGAAATCGTAGTTTTCGGTCTTGGCGTCAGAAATCTGGCCCACCGGCTCCAGATACTGCCAGTCGCCGGCATCCACCGAGTATTCGGCGCGTTTGATGGGAGAGAAATCGTCGATGGCGTGGAAGGTCACATGCAGCCCCGCGGCCTCGGCGCGGCCTGAGAGTCCTTCGATGCGCGGAGCGGTGTTGTCCACCTCAAAGCGCAGGCTCAGCTTTTCGTCGCTGAGGGCTTCGTCCGGCGTGTGTGACGGCGCATCGCTGGCCACCACCTTGAGCATGTAGCCGCCGTCGGGGAGCAGCCCGGAATCAAAGGAATAGAACTTGTCGATGATGCCGGACTTCAGCAACTTCCAATCGCGTTCGTTGTCGCCGCGATAGTAGACGGAAAAAACCAGGTTGTCGTCATTGTCGTCGTGAGCGCCCCAACGCGCGGCCACGTAGGAGCGGTCCCGGCTGGCCTGCACGGGAACTTCCATTTTGGGCATGGGCATCTGTGGCTGCGAGCCCAAATTGATGGTCACCACGTCCGGCTGGACCATGTGCGGCTGCGCCACAATGCGCGCTCCCGTCTGCACCGCGATCTCTTCCACCACCGGCGCCACGTTCTTGGGAAGATAGTTGACGCTGACTTCGTCAATCTCCGTGGACGGGCTGGCCGGCTTGAGCACGGCGCGCCATTGCACGAAGCGCGCCGCGGGAACTTCCAGGCGCGCGTCTTTGCCCAGGTCAATTCGCGTCCAGGCGCTCCAGTTGTGGTCGGGATTGTCCACGTTGCCGCTGCGGGCAAACAGCTCAAAGCTGCCGCGCCCGCGGACCTCCGCGCGTCCCCAGCGGGAAAAGATTTTTGCGTCCTGGACGTCGCTTTCAAACGAGCCTTCACTCTCCGTCTGGCTGCTCAGCAAAAAGATCTTCCCCAGGTTGCTGCTGGAGCAATACAGGGCGCCGTTGGCGGCGTGCGCGAACCCCGTCACTTGGTTGGCGCTGGCCTTGATGAGATCAGTGAACTGGCCGTTCTTCTCGATGGAAAAAATTCTTCCTTTGTTTCCGGTGCCGGCGATCAAGCGCCCGGCAGAATCAAAGTCCAGCGCGTAGACAATGTCTTCCTTGGACGACCAAAGCTTTTTGGGCGAGCCGTCCGGCGCGATCATGAAAATGTCGGAACCGCTCAGATTCAAATTGCCGACAAACGGCATGGCCGTGGGCGGAGGAGCGCCCGGCGCCATCAGCATCTGAGGTTGTAACGGCATAACGCCCGCCGGCGGCCCAGCGCGCCGTTCGCCCGTGCCTGCGGCATAGATATTTCCCACCGCATCCACCGCCAGCGCGGTGATCTCCTTGCGCGGGGCAGCATAGAGCGCGAATCCCTCGCCCGCGGGTGTGATGCGGTAGATCAGCGCGTTGCCGTCCGAACCTGCGATCAAGTTGCCTTTGGGGTCAAAGGCCAGCGCGCGGATGTGCGCTTCATCAGACTTGAAGAACACCGCGCCTTGCCCGCTTTTTTCCCCTCGCCCGCTGGTCTCTACGCGAAAGATTTCACCGTTCTCGCCCGTCGCCACGTAGAGCCGTCCTTGGCCGTCCAGGGCCAAGGCCCATATGTATTTGGTCTTGGGGTCGAAGAACTCGGCTGAAGTCCATTCAGAGGCTGCCGCCTGCGCTGGTTTGGCCGCCGCGCGGGTGATTTTGTACACCTTGCCGTCGGGCGCGGTGGCGGCATAGATGGCGCCGTCGCCGGCCAGGGCCAGGGCCTGGACCTGCAATTCCTTGGCTTCAAAGATCACGGCAGCTTTGCCGTCGGGCGTGATGCGATAGACGCGGGCCTGAGCTCCCGTGGCCGCGTACACCGCGCCGTCTTTGTCCGCGACGATGTTCCAAATGTAGGTGGAAGGGCTGGTATAAATCGTTTTGAACGCCGGGGCCAGCTCCAGGTAGCCGTCGCTGCGGATGGCCACGCTGCGCGAGGTGCCGCGTTCAAAATCTTCGTAACCGGTTTCTTTCCACTGGCGCGTGCCTTGGGACCACGCCGAACCGGCGCACAAAAGGACAAAGAGAGCAGAGCAGACTGGTTTCATCACGGTTCCAAGATTAACAGCTCAGCGCTATTGGATGGCGCCGCGGACCAAGAACGGCTATTTGATAGTCAGGGTGATTACCTGGGCGCCGCTTACCACGTAACCCACCGGCGTAGAAGACTCACGCACCGCGGATTCGGCGAACACCATCATCTCCTGCGTGGCCCGCATCCCGTCCATCACGTTCATCACGGAAAGCGGCATGGCCGGCATCACTTTGTCTTCCACCGTGGCTTGCGGGCTGGCTTCCAGCAAAGAAACGTAGAGCCGGTCATTGCGATGCTCGTTGTTGAGCTGTTCGATGGTGGAGTTCAAGTCCAAACGCTTGGCGAATGCCGGGAAGGCCCGGCGTGAGCGTTCCAGAGTGTCAGCGTCGCTCACCAGGATGCGCAGCGTGCCTTTGGGCAACGAAGCCGGCAGGTGCACCGGAATGCGGCGGACAATGCGCTCGCCGCGGTAAGGACGCAGCACAGCTTCAATGGTGATTTCGTCTCCAGCCCGCGCTTCAGTCAGATCAGTGCGGGCAATTTCCAGCACGGCGGAACGGCGGTCATGCTCCAGGCTAAAATCCAATGACACGCCGCCGACTTTCGGCGCCTGGAACGGGTTGTCATAGATCCGTCCAAAGCGCTCGCCCAGGGCCATGGCCACGGCGAAGGCCGTCGGCATGTTGTCTGCGGGAGAAAACAAGTTGGCCAGGCGAACGTCCGGATACCCGGTCACATGGATGCTTCCGTTCATGCGATAAGTGGTTTCTTCGCTGTACTGGTTCATGCCCATTAGCGAGTTATAAACCGTGGCCATCATCATGAGCGGTGTCAGCCGCGCACTGTTGAGCACTTCATAGTGGAATTCCTTGGCGCCGCTATCGCCGTGGATGGTGAGGGTGATGGGGATCATCTGCGCGTCGCGATGAAAGCGCCCCAGGATTCCTGTCCGGCGGTCTTGCACAAACGCGCCTACCGGCTCGGTGGTATTGATGATCTTGAACGAACCCAGCGGCGTGGCCAGGGTAGTGATCACGCTGGCTTTGGTCATGGGCATTTCCACCATGCCATATTGCGTAATGGGATGGCCGCAGGCCAGGAGATGCTCGGCGTCCATGTAAGTGACGGTGCAGGTGGCCGATACGTCCATGTCGCCTTTGACCAGGACCGCGCTCACGGCGGAACCGGCTTCCATGGGTTCCGGCTGCTTTTCATTGCTGGCCGAACCCGCGCCCATCACTGGGACCACTCCCGCCGCGGCGAACTGGGGCGCAAACAGCTTGATGGTGGCTTCGTCGAACCCGTTGAACACGATCGGCGCGCCAATCGGCTGGAGGATTTGCGCGTAGCTCTGCAAGTCGTATCCGCCGCTGCCGCCCGCGGAGACGGCGCTCGGGCTGCCGGCCTTCTTCGTGTTGTCCGGCCGCGGGGCTGAACCTGCGGGTGGAATGCTCCGGTCAAATTCGTTGATCTCCAGCATCTGCTGGATGGGCGTAACCCCGGCGATAGGCTCCTTGCTGAAGGTCCCCATCCGGTAGGCGATGGCCCCCAGCAGCTTGCCATCAATGTAAACCGGGCTGCCGCTCATCCCCGAAACTACTCCGGTGTATTCGGGTTTCTCTCCATGCAGGCGCACCAGCACCACGTCATTCTTGGGGCCGTTCATGTTGCGGAGCAGACCCAAAACCTCCACGTCCATGGCCTCCGGGCGCACGCCTTCAAACACCGTGTACGCCACGCCTTTCATGCCGGGACGGACTTCATCCACGGTCATGAACTTGATTTGGCTGGTTGGAATCTTGCCGGCGGCGCTGGCGTTGGGGGCGGTTTGGGGCGATGCCAGGCCGGAAAAGACGAAGAGAGCGACGAGTAACACAACAGCTTTTTTCATACGCCTTTTTTCTTACAACTTGACGGCTACACTCATTCCCGCGGACCCCAGTACAGACACTTCTCTGAGCTCGCAAAAAGGGCTTCTGACAAGTTGCGTTCGTGCATCTATACTAATGTACAAATCCTAAAAAAGGCACCTGGAAATGCACCCGATATCTGCCATTAAAACGCTTAGTTCCCTCAAGACCGTCCCCCGCTGGGCAGCCTTGCTCGTCATCACGATCGCTCTTTGCCTGGCCTTGCCTGCGGCGCTTGTTGCGCAGAGCCAGCCGTCGCAATCGCCCAGCCCCACCCCGTCCCCCACCCCGGCGAAACAAACCGGCAGCGGAGAGGCCGGAGGTCCGCAGGGCGATATTGGCCCCATCGCCATTCCCAAGAAAAAAGACGAGCCGCCCAAGAAAGAGGAAGCTCCCAAGGGCCCCAAGAAGATTGAGGGGATGCCCGAATTTACCCTGCGGGCCAGTGCCGCTCTGGTGACCCTGGATGTGGGCGTGCTGACCAAAGACGGCATATTCGTCCCGGGACTCAAGCAGCAGAATTTCCGCGTGCTGGAAGACGGCGTACCGCAGACCATCACCAGCTTTGGCCAGACCCAGGCGCCCATCACCGCGGTGATGCTGGTGGAGTTCTCCAAGAACTTCTACGCTTTTGCCGCCGACTCCATCTACGCGTCCGCGACCTTCGCCCAAACCATGAAGAAAGAAGACTGGATTGCGCTGATTACCTACGATATTCGCCCGCACATCCTGGCCGACTTTACCCAGGACAAGCGCGACATCTACGAAGGGCTGCGCAGCCTGCAGTTCGCCATGTCGGCGGAGAGCAATCTTTTCGACGCGCTCTATGACACCATTGACCGGCTGGAAGGCGTGGAAGGCCGCAAATATATCATTCTGATTTCCAGCGGACGCGACACCTTCAGCAAAAGGACCCTGGACCAGATGCTCAAGAAGATCCAAGGGACCAAAGACATTGCCATCTATACCGTCAGCACCGGCCAGGCCCTGCGCAATTATGCTGAGACCCATGGGCTCATGAGCTACCTGTGCGGCATCACCACCTTCAACTGCAACATGGAGTTTCTCCAGGCTGATAATCAGCTCAAAAGCTTCGCCAAGATGACCGGTGGCCGGTACTACCAGCCTCTATTTTCCGCCCAGTTTAGGGAAGCCTTCGGTGATATGGCAGAAGCCATCCGCAACCAGTACGCCATCGCCTATCACCCGAGCAACTCAGCGCAAGATGGGGCCTTCCGGAAAATCAAAGTCGAACTGGTGGGCCCGGACGGCAGTCCGCTGAAAATGCGCGACCAAAAAGGCAAAGACGTGAAGTACCAGGTGATCGCGCGCGACGGCTATAAAGCCAAGAGGGAAGTGGAGTAAGGCAGATTGGTAATTGGGTAATTTGGTAATTGAAAAACGGACCGCGTTGTCCTCGGCGGTCTTGATGGCTCCTGGCGCCCCGCTTGTGAAGATCAAGTTGGGGAGCGCTCAATTACCAACTTACCAATTTATTCATTTACCCAATTTCATTAGTGGAAGAAATGCTGAAGTAGCAAGAACATTCCTACCCCCGCAAAGACCGCCAGCGCCACCAGGGTGCCGGGTTCGCGGTTGACTTCCGGAATCAGGTCAGAAGCCGCCACGTAAAGCGTTACTCCGGCGGAGAGGGGCAGCCCGGCGCGGAGTGATCGGGTAAAG
Encoded proteins:
- a CDS encoding VWA domain-containing protein, which gives rise to MHPISAIKTLSSLKTVPRWAALLVITIALCLALPAALVAQSQPSQSPSPTPSPTPAKQTGSGEAGGPQGDIGPIAIPKKKDEPPKKEEAPKGPKKIEGMPEFTLRASAALVTLDVGVLTKDGIFVPGLKQQNFRVLEDGVPQTITSFGQTQAPITAVMLVEFSKNFYAFAADSIYASATFAQTMKKEDWIALITYDIRPHILADFTQDKRDIYEGLRSLQFAMSAESNLFDALYDTIDRLEGVEGRKYIILISSGRDTFSKRTLDQMLKKIQGTKDIAIYTVSTGQALRNYAETHGLMSYLCGITTFNCNMEFLQADNQLKSFAKMTGGRYYQPLFSAQFREAFGDMAEAIRNQYAIAYHPSNSAQDGAFRKIKVELVGPDGSPLKMRDQKGKDVKYQVIARDGYKAKREVE